A single window of Nicotiana tomentosiformis chromosome 1, ASM39032v3, whole genome shotgun sequence DNA harbors:
- the LOC138899444 gene encoding uncharacterized protein — translation MAVITRSERGGNAPTSSERQLVDDDQVMQENEITNNVVQPNEEVQIDIDDSVEETQEEVNPSREHTINIPEPVVQKAKAPLPKPPPPNPQRLVKKNVYMKDLVTKKWLMNFETLKVSHQVSAIVHSMAPMLEDPDAFTFSSTIRSAEFAKALCDLGGSINLMPYSVFKTFGIGKPRPTSMRL, via the exons ATGGCAGTTATCACAAGAAGTGAAAGAGGGggaaatgcacccacctcaagtgaaaggcaacttgttgatgatgatcaagtgatgcAAGAAAACGAGATAACGAATAATGTTGTTCAACCTAATGAGgaagttcagattgatattgatgatagtgtggaagagactcaagaggaggtgaacccgtctagggaacacactATTAACATACcagagccggtagtgcaaaaggctaaggcaccattgcctaagcctccacctccaaaCCCTCAAAGACTTGtcaagaaaaatg tttatatgaaggatcttgtgacaaagaagtgGTTGATGAATTTTGAGACCCTCAAAGTctctcatcaagtgagtgcaattgttcattcaatggctcctatGTTGGAGGATCCCGATGCTTTCACGTTTTCTAGTACAAttagaagtgccgagtttgctaaagctctttgtgatcttggagGAAGTATAAAtctgatgccctattcggttttcaagacttttggaattgggaaaccaagacccacctcgaTGAGATTGTAA